In Aerosakkonema funiforme FACHB-1375, the following are encoded in one genomic region:
- a CDS encoding CHAT domain-containing protein: protein MKIKFIVQLFAAFTFVLGCTATSSKIGSAESATFFCGTIKDTPATVARTSRGDVPIIRWVSTYFSGTGYTPASRCVEVSKRFQTYYDNGTLNYITTGTVNRQPVVCVAQSPGSGCSQVLFTLEERDDPNQVLQELFDIRVRAANGPITRGESQASQEPIYIDMNEYLSKTPVEEGITPISENSPENAPVRSATPPNLGQALQQVKSNEEAVGTIEKTWQSDYENYFKTNLSDTSMGSEEIAATLGKLAAQTGKKTALIYAVPTPNTLELVLVMPQKKPIRKSVTTANTETLQNVAKQLTQEITDFTKLNTTSYLAPAQQLYQWIVAPLSAELEANKIDNLIFCMGGGLRSLPLATLHDGQQFLVEKYSIGLIPAFNMTDPVYKDVKNLPILAMGASQFKEQAPLAAVPVELAAIMQDLSGVIWPGSWRGKQFLNQEFTLDNLRSQRASQPFGIVHLATHAEFKSGAPENSYIQFWDNKLTLDKMRQLQWNNPPVELLVLSACRTAVGDKDAEMGFAGLAVNSGVKSALASLWSVSDEGTLALMTEFYQQLRVAPIKAEALRQSQIAMLRGQVVFEGGKLRGPMLGDGMVLPPKLAPSGTRNFKHPFYWAAFTMIGSPW, encoded by the coding sequence ATGAAAATTAAGTTTATTGTCCAATTATTTGCTGCATTTACGTTTGTGCTGGGTTGCACGGCTACCAGCAGCAAGATTGGCTCTGCTGAAAGCGCGACCTTCTTCTGCGGTACTATAAAAGATACTCCAGCGACTGTTGCTCGCACCTCGCGTGGGGACGTTCCGATAATTAGGTGGGTATCTACCTATTTTAGCGGTACAGGCTACACTCCTGCGAGCCGATGCGTCGAGGTTTCCAAAAGATTTCAGACTTACTACGACAATGGAACGCTCAACTATATCACCACTGGCACAGTCAACCGCCAACCGGTAGTGTGCGTTGCTCAAAGTCCTGGGAGCGGTTGTAGTCAGGTATTATTCACTCTGGAAGAAAGGGACGATCCCAACCAAGTTTTGCAAGAGCTATTTGATATCCGGGTTAGGGCTGCCAATGGCCCAATTACCAGAGGGGAATCGCAAGCTTCTCAGGAGCCCATATATATAGATATGAATGAATACCTGAGCAAGACTCCTGTCGAGGAAGGTATTACCCCGATTTCGGAAAACAGCCCAGAAAATGCGCCTGTGCGATCGGCTACCCCTCCCAACTTGGGACAAGCCCTTCAGCAAGTTAAGTCGAATGAGGAGGCTGTTGGCACAATTGAGAAAACTTGGCAAAGCGATTATGAAAATTATTTTAAAACGAATCTCTCTGACACGTCAATGGGGTCTGAAGAGATCGCAGCTACTTTAGGAAAACTCGCCGCTCAAACTGGAAAAAAAACTGCCTTGATCTACGCAGTTCCAACACCTAATACATTGGAATTGGTGTTAGTGATGCCCCAAAAAAAACCGATTCGGAAGAGTGTAACGACAGCTAATACCGAAACTTTGCAGAACGTAGCGAAACAGTTGACTCAGGAAATCACGGACTTCACAAAACTGAATACAACGAGTTACTTGGCTCCTGCTCAACAACTCTATCAATGGATTGTTGCCCCGCTGTCGGCTGAACTTGAAGCTAATAAAATCGATAATTTAATTTTCTGTATGGGTGGCGGTCTGCGTAGCTTACCCCTGGCAACTTTACACGACGGACAACAATTTCTGGTAGAAAAGTACAGCATCGGTCTTATCCCTGCTTTTAATATGACCGATCCCGTTTATAAAGACGTGAAGAATTTACCAATTTTGGCAATGGGAGCGTCGCAATTTAAAGAACAAGCTCCCTTAGCTGCTGTGCCTGTGGAGTTGGCTGCTATTATGCAAGATCTTTCTGGTGTTATTTGGCCGGGTTCTTGGCGGGGTAAACAATTTTTAAATCAAGAATTTACCTTAGATAATCTCAGGTCGCAACGCGCTTCGCAGCCATTTGGAATTGTTCACTTGGCAACTCATGCAGAGTTCAAGTCTGGGGCACCGGAAAACTCTTATATTCAGTTTTGGGATAATAAATTAACGCTGGATAAGATGAGACAGTTGCAGTGGAATAATCCACCGGTGGAATTGTTGGTGTTGAGTGCTTGCCGCACGGCGGTGGGCGATAAAGATGCGGAAATGGGGTTTGCGGGATTAGCGGTGAATAGCGGCGTGAAGTCGGCGCTGGCTAGTTTGTGGAGTGTTAGCGATGAGGGAACTTTGGCGTTGATGACTGAATTTTACCAGCAGTTGAGGGTAGCGCCAATTAAGGCTGAAGCGTTGCGGCAGTCGCAGATAGCTATGCTGCGAGGACAAGTGGTTTTCGAGGGTGGTAAATTGCGCGGGCCCATGCTGGGAGATGGGATGGTTCTGCCACCCAAATTAGCACCTTCGGGAACAAGAAATTTTAAGCATCCTTTCTATTGGGCTGCTTTTACGATGATTGGCAGTCCTTGGTAA
- a CDS encoding serine/threonine-protein kinase: MPRVLLNTEASHPMLGNLLDERYQIVQVLSAGTFGRTYIAEDAKLPGNPKCLIKHLKPASNDPNYLQTVRHLFLNEAETLKRLGEHDRIPQVLAYFEDDQGFYLVQEFIEGQPLSTLLPTSLRCGKRWQEKQVIQLLEEVSSILEFVHSQDIIHCDIKPNNIIKRASDGKYCLIEFGSLQPIRTPAVNVEEQAEITFPLESAGYVPPEQLAYHPQPNSDIYALGTIAIQALTGMYPALLQIDGNLASWQQQVKVSDRLVSVVNQMVRLNYKERYQMATEVIQALQDSGSGSQTTEFVSSGVGAIGSEKLNITFKSLPPKSPTISPTISPTIIEESKVAENSIGAIASETLEIPLTLFPPDSETKTADSEQIQYSAENAVSESSPLESLIFVMPQTQLYEATSTPDATDATDSPPKPQKSKPGFKLPKIPPIVALFGVGMAMNALAAMAGYIYMSQPDPTQFKQLDSIIDQVQWEEGAKKVCQIPYICFWEKKQQPNVRGKAQTSVEVYQLRKKAFALAEKKDFAGAVKLLEEISPQTPEYSKVKAKIAEYKQKQRVKQAVEKSGGAKMASKSTR; the protein is encoded by the coding sequence ATGCCAAGAGTCCTGTTGAACACCGAAGCGAGTCACCCAATGTTGGGTAATTTATTAGACGAGCGTTACCAAATAGTTCAAGTTTTAAGTGCCGGAACATTTGGAAGAACGTACATTGCCGAAGATGCTAAATTACCGGGTAATCCTAAATGCCTAATTAAGCATCTCAAACCTGCTAGTAACGATCCCAACTACTTGCAAACCGTCAGACATCTGTTTCTCAACGAAGCAGAGACTTTGAAACGGTTGGGCGAACACGATCGCATTCCGCAAGTGCTAGCTTACTTTGAAGACGACCAAGGATTTTACTTGGTGCAAGAGTTTATCGAAGGACAGCCTCTGAGTACTTTACTGCCAACTAGCCTACGCTGCGGCAAACGCTGGCAAGAAAAACAAGTTATTCAGTTGCTAGAAGAAGTATCAAGCATACTAGAATTTGTTCACAGTCAGGACATTATTCATTGCGATATCAAGCCAAACAATATAATTAAACGCGCCTCAGACGGCAAATATTGTTTGATTGAATTTGGCTCGCTTCAGCCGATAAGGACGCCAGCAGTTAACGTTGAAGAACAGGCAGAAATTACTTTTCCTCTCGAATCGGCAGGGTATGTACCGCCAGAACAACTGGCATATCACCCACAGCCAAATAGCGATATTTATGCGTTAGGCACGATCGCTATTCAAGCACTGACGGGAATGTATCCGGCGCTGTTGCAAATAGATGGGAATTTGGCTAGCTGGCAGCAACAAGTAAAAGTGAGCGATCGACTGGTTTCTGTAGTAAACCAAATGGTACGCCTTAACTACAAAGAGCGCTACCAAATGGCGACAGAAGTTATCCAAGCTCTTCAGGATTCGGGCAGCGGTAGCCAGACAACAGAATTTGTCAGTAGCGGTGTTGGTGCGATCGGCTCAGAAAAGCTAAATATTACCTTTAAGTCATTGCCGCCAAAATCCCCAACTATATCCCCAACTATATCCCCAACTATAATTGAGGAGTCAAAAGTTGCGGAAAACTCTATTGGTGCGATCGCCTCAGAAACTCTTGAAATCCCGTTAACCTTATTCCCGCCAGATTCAGAAACCAAAACAGCAGATTCAGAACAAATTCAATACTCTGCTGAAAACGCTGTTTCCGAATCTTCGCCTTTAGAATCCCTCATATTTGTAATGCCTCAAACGCAACTTTATGAGGCAACATCCACCCCAGATGCTACAGATGCAACGGACTCACCCCCTAAGCCGCAAAAGAGCAAACCTGGTTTTAAATTACCAAAAATCCCTCCTATAGTGGCTTTATTTGGTGTCGGTATGGCGATGAATGCTTTGGCTGCAATGGCTGGATACATTTATATGTCCCAACCCGATCCCACTCAATTTAAACAATTGGATTCAATCATTGACCAAGTACAGTGGGAAGAAGGAGCTAAAAAAGTTTGTCAGATTCCTTATATCTGTTTTTGGGAAAAGAAACAACAGCCTAATGTTCGAGGAAAGGCGCAAACATCTGTAGAAGTTTACCAATTACGGAAAAAAGCCTTTGCCTTGGCTGAAAAGAAAGACTTTGCTGGTGCGGTGAAACTTCTGGAAGAAATTTCTCCCCAAACACCAGAATACTCTAAAGTTAAAGCTAAGATCGCTGAATATAAGCAAAAGCAGCGGGTTAAGCAAGCTGTGGAAAAGTCTGGCGGTGCAAAAATGGCGAGTAAGTCCACGAGATAA
- the codA gene encoding cytosine deaminase, protein MSLLSWDILLRRCRLQDREVDIGIRDGKIGAIAPHLSEPAQLELDIQGKLVSPPFVESHIHLDSALTAGEPRWNESGTLFEGIEIWRERKQSLTLDDVKKRAIEALKLQASQGILFVRSHADVSEDSLTALQGLLAVRESVKDWITLQVVAFPQDGVYGSPKNEELLEEALKLGADAVGGIPHYEFTREDGVKSVHRIFELAAKYNRLIDIHCDEIDDDESRFLEVVAACAIRSGLGERVTASHTTAFASYNNAYALKLMGLLMRSQINFIANPLINITLQGRTDTYPKRRGVTRVKELWQAGLNVSLGHDCIQDPWYSLGTGNMLEVAHMAVHICQMTGMSEIDACFDMVTLHGAKTLHLQDSYGIEVGKPANLIVLDADSRYDAIRRRATVRYVISRGRLLAQTESPIVTMNN, encoded by the coding sequence ATGTCGCTATTATCCTGGGATATATTACTGCGTCGGTGTCGTTTGCAGGATCGGGAAGTCGATATTGGGATTCGAGATGGTAAAATTGGCGCGATCGCACCCCATCTCAGCGAACCAGCGCAGCTGGAACTGGATATCCAAGGAAAATTAGTCAGTCCCCCTTTCGTGGAGTCCCATATTCATTTGGATTCAGCGCTGACAGCAGGCGAACCGCGATGGAATGAAAGCGGAACTTTGTTTGAAGGAATTGAAATTTGGAGAGAACGCAAGCAAAGTTTGACGCTGGATGATGTGAAAAAACGGGCAATAGAAGCGCTCAAATTACAAGCATCTCAAGGTATTTTATTTGTACGCAGTCATGCAGATGTGAGTGAAGACTCTTTAACTGCATTGCAAGGTTTGCTAGCAGTGCGAGAGTCGGTCAAAGATTGGATAACTTTGCAAGTGGTGGCTTTTCCTCAAGATGGGGTTTACGGTAGTCCTAAAAATGAAGAATTATTGGAAGAAGCGCTAAAATTGGGTGCGGATGCGGTGGGTGGAATTCCTCACTATGAGTTTACCCGCGAAGATGGGGTAAAATCGGTACATCGGATATTTGAATTAGCGGCAAAATATAATCGGTTAATTGATATTCACTGCGATGAAATTGATGATGACGAGTCGCGCTTTTTAGAAGTTGTGGCGGCTTGTGCGATTCGTTCTGGTTTGGGAGAAAGAGTAACCGCGAGTCATACAACTGCGTTTGCTTCTTATAACAATGCTTATGCCTTAAAGTTGATGGGTTTGTTAATGCGATCGCAAATCAATTTCATCGCCAATCCTTTAATTAATATTACCTTACAAGGGCGCACCGATACTTATCCCAAACGCCGAGGTGTGACGCGAGTGAAAGAATTGTGGCAAGCTGGATTGAATGTGAGTTTGGGACACGATTGTATCCAAGATCCCTGGTATAGTTTGGGGACGGGAAATATGCTGGAAGTGGCGCACATGGCGGTTCACATTTGTCAGATGACGGGGATGTCTGAAATAGATGCTTGTTTTGATATGGTGACACTGCATGGAGCAAAAACTTTACATCTGCAAGATAGCTATGGAATTGAGGTGGGGAAGCCTGCAAATTTGATTGTGTTGGATGCTGATAGTCGCTATGATGCGATTCGTCGTCGAGCGACTGTACGTTATGTAATTTCACGGGGAAGGTTGTTAGCGCAGACAGAATCACCCATTGTAACAATGAACAATTAA
- a CDS encoding RNA-guided endonuclease InsQ/TnpB family protein, which translates to MYRAIKVRIYPTSEQSQKLSQVMGCARWWWNYALNLCNETYKETGKGLTQIALNKVLPKLKKAEDTAWLGECYSQVLQSTTLHLTKAFKNFFEKRAKYPRFKSYHGKQSCQYPQNCQILERGIKIPQVGIIKASIHRLFAGQLKTVTVTKASTGKYYASLLFDTSLETPEVVVTGKVIGIDLGLKDFCVTHDGNKTSKFANPRHIKKHEKNLARKQTKLARQKKGSKSREKARKLVAKVHERISNARQDFLHKLSKKIVNDNQVVVVENLNVKGMVRNHNLAQAIADVGWGTFINFLDYKLKLKGGLLVEIDRWFPSSKTCSNCLYQMSEMPLDIREWTCPSCGTHHDRDENAATNIRAEGIRQLSVLGTRTAAEGGEVSPSSGRKSVLRHSPVNSEAPSVYTVG; encoded by the coding sequence TTGTATAGAGCCATCAAAGTCCGAATTTACCCAACATCTGAGCAATCCCAAAAGCTTAGTCAAGTAATGGGGTGTGCAAGATGGTGGTGGAATTACGCTTTGAATCTATGCAATGAAACTTACAAGGAAACAGGAAAGGGACTTACTCAAATAGCCCTCAACAAGGTTTTACCCAAGCTCAAAAAAGCAGAAGATACGGCATGGCTAGGGGAATGTTATTCTCAGGTGTTGCAGTCAACAACTCTGCACTTAACTAAAGCTTTCAAAAACTTTTTTGAGAAGCGAGCTAAATATCCTAGATTCAAGTCTTATCACGGGAAACAATCTTGTCAATATCCTCAAAATTGCCAAATCCTTGAGAGGGGAATAAAAATCCCTCAAGTTGGGATAATTAAAGCCTCAATTCATCGATTATTTGCGGGACAGCTGAAAACTGTAACTGTTACTAAAGCTTCCACAGGAAAATACTATGCTTCGTTATTGTTTGATACCTCGCTAGAAACCCCAGAAGTGGTTGTTACAGGTAAAGTGATTGGCATTGATTTGGGACTCAAAGACTTCTGTGTTACGCACGATGGAAATAAGACATCGAAATTTGCCAACCCTAGACATATCAAAAAACATGAAAAAAACTTAGCCAGAAAACAGACTAAATTAGCTCGCCAGAAAAAAGGCAGCAAATCTAGAGAAAAAGCACGAAAGCTTGTGGCTAAAGTTCACGAACGTATTAGCAATGCCCGTCAAGATTTTCTGCATAAATTATCCAAGAAAATCGTCAATGATAACCAAGTGGTAGTAGTCGAAAACCTCAACGTCAAGGGCATGGTTCGCAATCACAACCTAGCTCAAGCTATTGCTGATGTGGGGTGGGGAACTTTCATCAATTTTTTAGACTATAAACTCAAGTTGAAAGGTGGTTTATTAGTTGAAATTGATCGATGGTTTCCTAGCTCTAAAACCTGCTCAAACTGTCTCTATCAGATGTCAGAAATGCCACTAGATATTAGAGAGTGGACTTGTCCAAGCTGCGGCACACACCACGATAGAGATGAAAACGCTGCAACAAATATTAGAGCAGAAGGTATCAGACAGTTATCGGTCTTGGGAACCAGGACTGCTGCTGAAGGAGGGGAAGTAAGTCCTTCATCTGGGCGTAAGTCTGTCTTGAGGCATTCCCCTGTGAATTCAGAAGCCCCATCCGTCTATACGGTGGGGTAG